From Geomonas agri, one genomic window encodes:
- a CDS encoding ABC transporter ATP-binding protein, protein MSILKLDNVTIRFGGLVAVDKVNLEVEKGSIMALIGPNGAGKSTMFNLITGIYTPTEGQISFMGESISGKPAFKIAGSGIGRTFQNIRLFTQLTVLENVLIGAHTQGSFDLTGAALKFLPWVRREENELKELAMSCLKQVDLTHKAYELAGNLPYGEQRRLEIARALAIKPQIILLDEPAAGMNPQEKQVLAEMVKAISATGVTVFLVEHDMKFVMGISHRIAVLDYGVKIAEGTPEEIRKNPKVIEAYLGKGAADA, encoded by the coding sequence ATGTCCATTCTGAAACTCGATAACGTCACCATCCGCTTCGGCGGTCTGGTCGCCGTAGACAAGGTAAACCTCGAGGTCGAGAAGGGGAGCATCATGGCCCTGATCGGGCCCAACGGTGCCGGCAAGAGCACCATGTTCAACCTGATCACCGGCATCTACACCCCGACCGAGGGGCAGATCTCCTTCATGGGTGAAAGCATCTCCGGCAAACCCGCTTTTAAAATTGCGGGTTCCGGCATCGGCAGGACCTTCCAGAACATCAGGCTCTTCACCCAGTTGACCGTGCTGGAGAACGTCCTGATCGGCGCCCATACCCAGGGGTCTTTCGACCTGACCGGTGCGGCCCTCAAGTTCCTCCCGTGGGTCCGTCGCGAGGAGAACGAGCTCAAGGAACTGGCCATGTCCTGCCTGAAGCAGGTGGACCTGACCCACAAGGCGTACGAACTGGCGGGGAACCTTCCCTACGGTGAGCAGCGTCGCCTCGAGATCGCCCGCGCCCTGGCCATCAAGCCGCAGATCATCCTCCTGGACGAGCCGGCTGCCGGCATGAACCCGCAGGAGAAGCAGGTCCTGGCCGAGATGGTCAAGGCGATCAGCGCCACCGGCGTCACGGTGTTCCTGGTCGAGCACGACATGAAGTTCGTCATGGGTATTTCGCACCGCATCGCCGTCCTCGACTACGGGGTCAAGATCGCCGAGGGCACTCCCGAGGAGATCAGGAAGAACCCGAAGGTCATCGAGGCATACCTCGGCAAAGGAGCAGCGGATGCTTAA
- a CDS encoding ABC transporter ATP-binding protein, producing MLKVENVSVNYGAIKALQNVSFQINQGEIVALIGANGAGKTTILNTISNIVPSVGGKITYLDKEITKLPPHEIVKLGISQVPEGRRVFAKMSVLENLEMGAYTRSDNEVASDMEKIFQRFPRLNERKKQPAKTLSGGEQQMLAMGRALMSRPKLLLLDEPSMGLAPMLVEQIFQIIQEINASGTTILLVEQNANMALSIAHRAYVLETGEVVLSGDAKELASNPEVRKAYLGE from the coding sequence ATGCTTAAGGTAGAGAATGTCAGCGTGAACTACGGCGCCATCAAGGCGCTGCAAAACGTTTCCTTCCAGATCAATCAGGGTGAGATCGTGGCGCTGATCGGTGCCAACGGTGCCGGCAAGACCACCATCCTGAACACCATCTCCAACATCGTCCCGTCCGTCGGCGGCAAGATCACCTACCTCGACAAGGAGATCACCAAGCTTCCGCCGCACGAGATCGTCAAGCTGGGCATCTCCCAGGTTCCCGAGGGGCGTCGCGTCTTCGCCAAGATGAGCGTGCTCGAGAACCTCGAGATGGGCGCCTACACGAGGAGCGACAACGAGGTCGCCTCCGACATGGAGAAGATCTTCCAGCGCTTCCCGCGTCTGAACGAGCGTAAGAAGCAGCCAGCCAAGACACTTTCCGGCGGCGAGCAGCAGATGCTGGCCATGGGCCGGGCGCTCATGTCCCGCCCGAAACTCCTCCTTCTGGACGAGCCCTCCATGGGTCTCGCCCCGATGCTGGTCGAGCAGATCTTCCAGATCATCCAGGAGATCAACGCCAGCGGCACCACCATCCTCCTGGTCGAGCAGAACGCCAACATGGCGCTCTCCATCGCCCACCGCGCCTACGTCCTCGAGACCGGCGAGGTGGTGCTGTCGGGCGATGCGAAGGAACTCGCCTCGAACCCCGAAGTGAGAAAGGCTTACCTGGGAGAGTAG
- a CDS encoding DMT family transporter gives MSDTTTKPWINPYLAILVGVFAVSFSSILVRVCTAPPLVIAAYRLIFTFCFLAPFTLWGGAPALRGMTARQVGLSAASGVFLALHFVTWFISLKYTSIASSVVLVTTQPLFVVLGSWIFFKERVPRKALYGCFLAFVGSVVIGATDFQVGEKAFIGDLLALFAAVMVSGYLLIGRRLRHGLPLTGYTFVTYGASAVTLSAAAAVGGVPFYPYPGQDWLIFVALALVCTILGHTVFNWVLRYVQASVVSVSILGEPLGAILWAAVFLGENPTLRQTIGGTIIFAGLFLFTRVTAQATNLKPLATEKI, from the coding sequence GTGTCTGACACCACAACCAAACCTTGGATCAACCCCTACCTGGCCATCCTGGTAGGGGTTTTTGCTGTCTCCTTCTCCTCCATCCTGGTGAGGGTCTGCACGGCTCCCCCCCTGGTGATAGCGGCCTACCGGCTCATCTTCACCTTCTGCTTCCTCGCGCCCTTCACGCTTTGGGGCGGCGCTCCTGCACTGCGCGGTATGACGGCGCGCCAGGTCGGCCTCTCCGCCGCCAGTGGCGTCTTTCTCGCGCTGCACTTCGTCACCTGGTTCATCTCGCTCAAGTACACCTCTATCGCCAGTTCCGTGGTGCTGGTCACCACTCAGCCGCTCTTTGTCGTGCTCGGTTCCTGGATCTTCTTCAAGGAGCGGGTGCCGCGCAAGGCGCTCTATGGATGCTTCCTCGCTTTCGTAGGAAGTGTCGTTATTGGTGCCACCGACTTCCAGGTGGGGGAGAAGGCTTTCATCGGCGACCTGCTGGCGCTTTTCGCGGCAGTCATGGTGTCCGGCTACCTGTTGATTGGCAGGAGACTGCGCCACGGCCTGCCGCTTACCGGCTATACCTTTGTCACCTACGGCGCCAGTGCCGTTACCCTAAGCGCCGCGGCTGCCGTCGGCGGTGTGCCGTTCTACCCGTACCCCGGGCAGGACTGGCTCATCTTTGTTGCACTGGCGCTGGTCTGCACCATCCTCGGGCACACCGTCTTCAATTGGGTGCTGCGCTACGTGCAGGCGTCCGTGGTTTCGGTGAGCATCCTGGGGGAGCCCTTGGGCGCCATCCTGTGGGCAGCGGTGTTCCTCGGCGAGAACCCGACCCTGCGCCAGACGATAGGTGGAACGATCATCTTCGCCGGGCTGTTCCTTTTCACGAGGGTGACAGCACAAGCTACAAACTTAAAACCTTTAGCCACGGAGAAAATCTGA
- a CDS encoding YbaK/EbsC family protein, with product MDSFLSGSAKRVQDALNSFGIDCRVKEFGESTRTAVEAANAVGCEVGQIVKSLVFRGKESGKAVFVVASGANMVNEKVLAALMGEKIERATPDFVREQTGYAIGGVSPVGHPAPLTTFIDEDLLGYQEVWAAAGTPNAVFALTPEQLCHITAGQVAAIKK from the coding sequence ATGGATTCATTTTTGAGTGGAAGCGCGAAACGGGTACAGGATGCACTGAACAGCTTCGGAATCGACTGCCGGGTCAAGGAGTTCGGCGAGAGCACCCGCACCGCGGTGGAGGCAGCGAACGCGGTCGGCTGCGAGGTCGGGCAGATCGTCAAGTCGCTGGTGTTCCGCGGCAAGGAGAGCGGTAAAGCGGTTTTCGTCGTGGCAAGCGGTGCCAACATGGTGAACGAGAAGGTGTTGGCTGCACTGATGGGCGAGAAGATCGAGCGGGCAACGCCGGACTTCGTGCGCGAGCAGACCGGCTACGCCATCGGCGGGGTTTCCCCGGTGGGACATCCGGCACCGCTCACCACCTTCATCGACGAGGACCTGCTCGGCTACCAGGAAGTATGGGCTGCCGCCGGCACACCTAACGCGGTCTTCGCGTTGACTCCGGAACAGCTCTGCCACATCACCGCAGGGCAGGTCGCCGCCATTAAAAAGTAG
- a CDS encoding sodium-dependent transporter: MQNVKVTKARDSFTSGLGVIAATLGSAVGLGNIWKFPALTGLNGGAAFIIVYLLSTLMAGLVVMVAELMLGRRSKSDALTTFKVLHPKNESWALIGAAGVLSAFLILAFYTEVAGWVFAYIFKAASGSILSADPKVTSAGFEKLITDPVQSVFWQCLVLVFVGAIIIAGVSKGIEKTTKRLMPVLFLILVMIGVRSLMLPGAAAGLEFLFRPDFSKVTGAVVLTAMGLAFFKLSVGMGTMITYGSYFRDDQNIPMTALRVMLADLTVSILAGIAIFPAVFTYGFKPEAGPSLLFITIPAVFSQMPFGNVFVVLFFVLGAIAATGAMLSILEVPVAYLHQRFGMSRFKSTVLTVVLLALIGSTAALSNSTLANFKLFGMTMFDLYDFVTSNFLMPVGGLFICLFVGWVWGEEKVRAALSNDGQLQNGAIISIFLFLVKYVAPITITVILLRGLKVI; this comes from the coding sequence ATGCAAAACGTAAAAGTAACCAAGGCACGGGACAGTTTCACCTCTGGTTTAGGAGTCATCGCTGCGACGCTCGGTTCGGCGGTAGGCTTGGGCAACATCTGGAAATTCCCCGCGCTGACAGGTCTCAACGGCGGGGCCGCATTCATCATCGTCTACCTGCTCTCGACCCTGATGGCGGGCCTCGTGGTCATGGTCGCCGAGCTCATGCTGGGCCGTCGCTCGAAGTCGGACGCGCTCACCACCTTCAAGGTGCTGCATCCCAAAAATGAGAGCTGGGCGCTGATCGGTGCGGCGGGCGTTCTTTCAGCTTTCCTGATCCTTGCCTTCTACACCGAGGTGGCCGGGTGGGTCTTCGCCTACATCTTCAAGGCGGCTTCCGGCAGTATCCTTTCCGCTGACCCGAAGGTCACCTCCGCCGGCTTCGAGAAGTTGATCACCGACCCGGTGCAGTCCGTATTCTGGCAGTGCCTGGTGCTGGTCTTCGTGGGCGCCATCATCATCGCCGGTGTTTCCAAGGGGATCGAGAAGACCACCAAGCGCCTCATGCCGGTGCTGTTCCTTATCCTGGTCATGATCGGCGTCAGGAGCCTGATGCTTCCCGGCGCCGCGGCCGGCCTTGAATTCCTGTTCCGCCCGGACTTCTCCAAGGTGACCGGGGCCGTCGTCCTGACTGCCATGGGACTTGCCTTCTTCAAGCTCTCCGTCGGCATGGGCACCATGATCACCTACGGCAGTTACTTCCGTGATGACCAGAACATCCCGATGACCGCGCTGCGCGTCATGCTGGCCGACCTCACCGTCTCCATCCTGGCCGGCATCGCCATCTTCCCGGCTGTCTTCACCTACGGCTTCAAGCCGGAAGCCGGGCCGTCGCTGCTCTTCATCACCATTCCGGCTGTGTTCTCCCAGATGCCGTTCGGCAACGTCTTCGTGGTGCTCTTCTTCGTGCTCGGCGCCATCGCCGCCACCGGCGCCATGCTTTCCATCCTCGAAGTTCCGGTTGCCTACCTGCACCAGCGCTTCGGCATGTCCCGTTTTAAATCCACCGTGCTCACCGTGGTCCTGCTGGCCCTGATTGGTTCCACCGCCGCGCTTTCCAACAGCACCCTGGCCAACTTCAAGTTGTTCGGCATGACCATGTTTGACCTCTATGACTTCGTGACCTCGAACTTCCTGATGCCGGTGGGCGGCCTGTTCATCTGCCTCTTCGTCGGCTGGGTCTGGGGCGAGGAGAAGGTGAGGGCGGCATTGTCCAACGACGGGCAGTTGCAAAACGGCGCCATCATCAGTATCTTCTTGTTCCTGGTGAAGTACGTGGCCCCCATTACCATTACCGTCATCCTGCTGCGTGGCCTCAAGGTCATCTAG
- the rarD gene encoding EamA family transporter RarD codes for MSNLPENTELTAAQKSRQGVIYGLAAYLCWGFFPVYFKSVKIVPPLEMVSHRIVWSLAFLVILISWKGAWPATIEVLKRPKSLAVLFVTTILIATNWLVFIYAISVGEVLQSSLGYFINPLVNVLLGFIFLRERLERPQWISLGLAFTGVLYLAIQYGSMPWISLLLALSFGLYGLIRKVLHVEPLVGLTVETLLLMPFALFYLVQLNQKGTGIFLTHGLTLDMLIPMSGVVTAIPLLLFAAAGKKLRLATIGFLQYITPTMHFLLAITLFGETFTHTHLISFLFIWAGLALYSVHAYRSIRG; via the coding sequence ATGAGCAACCTTCCCGAAAATACTGAGCTCACTGCCGCACAAAAAAGCCGCCAGGGCGTCATCTACGGCCTGGCGGCTTACCTTTGCTGGGGCTTCTTCCCGGTCTACTTCAAGAGCGTCAAGATCGTCCCGCCCTTGGAGATGGTGTCGCACCGGATCGTCTGGTCGCTCGCTTTCCTCGTAATCCTCATTTCCTGGAAAGGCGCCTGGCCTGCGACCATCGAGGTGTTGAAACGCCCGAAGTCGCTGGCGGTTCTTTTTGTCACCACCATCCTCATTGCCACCAACTGGCTGGTCTTCATCTACGCCATCAGCGTAGGCGAGGTGCTTCAGTCGAGCCTCGGTTACTTCATCAACCCGCTGGTCAACGTGCTGCTCGGGTTTATTTTCCTGCGGGAGCGGCTGGAGCGCCCGCAGTGGATCAGTCTCGGCCTTGCCTTCACCGGCGTTCTCTATCTTGCCATCCAGTACGGCAGCATGCCGTGGATCTCGCTACTCCTTGCGCTCTCCTTCGGGCTCTACGGGCTGATCCGCAAGGTGCTGCACGTTGAACCGCTGGTCGGTCTCACCGTCGAGACGCTGCTCCTCATGCCGTTCGCGCTCTTCTACCTGGTGCAACTGAACCAGAAGGGGACCGGTATATTCCTCACTCACGGCCTTACGTTGGATATGCTGATCCCGATGTCCGGCGTGGTTACCGCTATTCCCTTGCTGCTCTTTGCCGCCGCCGGGAAGAAGCTGCGTCTGGCCACCATTGGCTTTCTGCAGTACATCACGCCCACCATGCATTTCCTGCTCGCCATCACCCTCTTCGGTGAGACCTTCACCCACACCCACCTGATCAGCTTCCTGTTCATCTGGGCCGGGCTGGCGCTGTATTCAGTTCACGCCTATCGCTCTATCAGGGGCTGA
- a CDS encoding sigma-54 interaction domain-containing protein, giving the protein MTEAVTETLGSLDLEEMARQMRAFQDLTRELDAIIDSSSDGLWICNADAVVIRINPASERINNITAAEVIGKNMHELLDQGFIDRSAALEALTTGKVVSQLQNRQGRKLISTGTPVLDANGQVIRVVVSERDVTEIDNLQRELEEQEALRDQFRSHMLEMQQADLASRSVIARSPLMVNALKQALKVSAVNSTVLILGESGVGKGLIAELIHKNSSRADKPLIEINCGAIPESLIESELFGYEKGAFTGAQVSGKPGYLELADGGILFLDEIAELPQAAQVKLLRFLENGRVVRLGGTKARTLDVRILAATHRNLDQMVKEGTFRLDLYYRLNVIPIHVPALRERRDCILPLVRHYVDLFGARDSIRKRLTRAASDALLAYDYPGNVRQLMNICERLVVMTETDLIDVKDLPAEIAAGGVQAVVAGGMWHDEVTLQETLDKVEKAVLEKALATHGNQVRMAEALGVNQSTIARKLKKHGIA; this is encoded by the coding sequence ATGACTGAAGCTGTAACTGAGACGCTGGGATCACTCGATCTGGAGGAGATGGCGCGGCAGATGCGCGCTTTCCAGGACCTGACGCGGGAACTCGATGCCATCATCGACTCGTCCTCGGACGGGCTCTGGATCTGCAACGCTGACGCCGTGGTAATCCGCATCAATCCTGCGTCGGAAAGGATCAACAACATTACCGCTGCCGAGGTTATCGGCAAAAATATGCACGAGCTGCTGGACCAGGGCTTCATCGACCGCTCCGCTGCACTCGAGGCTTTGACCACGGGCAAGGTGGTGAGCCAGTTACAGAACCGGCAGGGGCGCAAGCTGATCTCCACCGGTACGCCGGTGCTGGATGCCAACGGCCAGGTGATCCGGGTCGTGGTCAGCGAGCGGGACGTCACGGAAATCGACAACTTGCAGCGCGAGCTGGAGGAGCAGGAGGCGCTTCGGGACCAGTTCCGCAGCCATATGCTGGAGATGCAGCAGGCGGATCTCGCCTCGCGCAGCGTCATCGCCCGCAGCCCGCTCATGGTCAACGCGTTGAAGCAGGCGCTCAAGGTGAGTGCAGTCAATTCGACCGTTTTGATCCTGGGTGAGTCCGGCGTCGGTAAGGGGCTCATCGCGGAGCTGATTCACAAGAATTCCAGTCGTGCCGATAAGCCGCTCATCGAGATCAACTGCGGAGCTATACCAGAATCCCTTATAGAATCCGAGCTGTTCGGCTACGAGAAGGGGGCTTTCACCGGTGCCCAGGTTAGCGGTAAACCGGGCTATCTCGAACTTGCTGACGGCGGGATCCTGTTTCTCGACGAGATCGCGGAGCTGCCGCAGGCCGCCCAGGTTAAGTTGCTCAGGTTCCTGGAAAACGGCCGCGTGGTGCGGCTCGGGGGGACCAAGGCCCGCACGCTCGATGTCAGGATCCTGGCGGCAACGCACCGTAATCTTGACCAGATGGTCAAAGAGGGTACCTTCCGGCTCGACCTGTACTACCGGCTGAACGTCATTCCGATCCACGTGCCGGCCCTCAGGGAGCGGCGCGACTGCATCCTGCCGCTGGTCCGGCATTACGTCGATCTGTTCGGCGCGCGCGATTCCATCCGCAAGCGTCTGACCCGCGCCGCCTCGGACGCGCTCCTTGCCTACGATTACCCCGGCAATGTCAGGCAGTTGATGAACATCTGTGAGAGGCTGGTGGTCATGACGGAAACAGACCTTATCGATGTCAAGGATCTGCCTGCCGAGATCGCCGCGGGCGGGGTGCAGGCTGTCGTGGCCGGCGGTATGTGGCACGATGAGGTGACCTTGCAGGAGACACTGGATAAGGTGGAAAAGGCTGTCCTCGAAAAAGCGCTCGCCACGCACGGCAACCAGGTGCGCATGGCGGAGGCGCTGGGGGTAAATCAGTCGACCATCGCCAGGAAGCTGAAAAAGCACGGCATTGCCTAG
- the pruA gene encoding L-glutamate gamma-semialdehyde dehydrogenase, with amino-acid sequence MNNTELNNRVIARGKEFFSTISGEKPSLFNKGAWMGKVMDWSMQNETFKIQMFRFVDVFPSLTTGKLLTDHIREYFGEEKDMPPVLSTGAKVAGMLGSFGGAVLNKFLTTNIQEMARQFIVGENTKEAIKNMERLRKDGFAFVVDVLGEATLSEKEADIYMNTYLELLDSLKKEYKDWKPLPGKGGDSNLDWGHAPKVNVAVKPTALFCLANPQDFEGSVVAILDRVRKIAQKVMELDGFLCIDMESYRHKDIIIEVYKRLKLEFPNYDQFGIVLQAYLVDTDKDLPELLTWARQKNVKISIRLVKGAYWDMETVKAKQNDWAIPVWTIKAESDAAYERQAKMILESFDICHFACASHNIRTISAVMEMAKELNVPDERYEFQVLYGMAEPVRRGILKVAGRIRLYCPYGDMVPGMGYLVRRLLENTANESFLRQSFAEDAQIERLLEDPEVTVQRERAARAAAKKPEAKGPGGLKPFYNEAMVDFTRADHRAAFPKEIADVRKQLGKTYPLFINGKEVKTADTIPSVNPNKPSETVGVICQAGTKEVGDAISAAKKAFPAWRDTEPKDRAQYLIKAAAIARRRIFELSAWQVLEVGKQWDQAYADVCEAIDFLEYYAREMITLGTPKRVGNAPGELNHYFYEPKGVAAVIAPWNFPLAISLGMTSAAIVAGNCVVFKPSGLTSVIGYHIVELFREAGLPEGVFNYTPGRGSVMGDFLVDSPDVSLIAFTGSMEVGLRIIDRAAKVYPGQENVKKIVCEMGGKNAIIIDDDADLDEAVPHVLYSAFGFQGQKCSACSRVIVLDAVYDKFVERLVSMAQATLVGPSEDPANYMGAVADDKAMKTIKEYAEIGKKEGHVLYESKVPSDGGYYVPMTIIGGIKPEHRLAQEEIFGPVLAVMRAKDFDQAIEWANSTKFALTGGVFSRSPEHLAQARRQFRVGNLYLNRNNTGALVGRQPFGGSKMSGVGTKAGGHDYLLHFMDPRVVTENTMRRGFAPVEEDDDWVA; translated from the coding sequence ATGAACAACACCGAACTGAACAACAGAGTTATTGCACGGGGCAAGGAGTTCTTCTCCACCATCTCCGGTGAAAAGCCGTCCCTCTTCAACAAGGGGGCCTGGATGGGCAAGGTGATGGACTGGAGCATGCAGAACGAAACCTTCAAGATCCAGATGTTCCGCTTTGTCGACGTCTTCCCGTCTCTTACCACCGGCAAGCTCCTTACCGACCACATTCGCGAATACTTCGGCGAAGAGAAGGATATGCCGCCGGTTCTCTCCACCGGCGCCAAGGTTGCCGGCATGCTCGGCTCCTTCGGTGGGGCCGTGCTGAACAAGTTCCTCACCACCAACATCCAGGAGATGGCCCGCCAGTTCATCGTGGGCGAGAACACCAAGGAAGCCATCAAGAACATGGAGCGCCTGAGGAAGGACGGCTTCGCGTTCGTCGTGGACGTGCTGGGTGAGGCGACGCTTTCCGAGAAGGAAGCGGACATCTACATGAACACCTACCTTGAGCTGCTCGACTCGCTCAAGAAGGAATACAAAGACTGGAAACCGCTGCCGGGCAAGGGTGGCGACAGCAACCTCGATTGGGGCCACGCACCGAAGGTCAACGTCGCCGTCAAGCCGACCGCACTCTTCTGCCTTGCCAACCCGCAGGACTTCGAAGGCTCCGTAGTGGCCATCCTGGACCGCGTCAGGAAGATCGCCCAGAAGGTCATGGAGCTGGACGGCTTCCTCTGCATCGACATGGAGTCCTACCGCCACAAGGACATCATCATCGAGGTGTACAAGCGCCTTAAGCTGGAGTTCCCCAACTACGACCAGTTCGGCATCGTACTCCAGGCTTACCTGGTGGACACCGACAAGGATCTCCCGGAACTCCTCACCTGGGCGCGCCAGAAAAATGTGAAGATCTCCATCCGCCTGGTGAAGGGCGCCTACTGGGATATGGAAACCGTCAAGGCCAAGCAGAACGACTGGGCGATCCCGGTCTGGACCATCAAGGCAGAGTCCGACGCCGCGTACGAGCGCCAGGCCAAGATGATCCTGGAGAGCTTCGACATCTGCCACTTCGCCTGCGCTTCCCACAACATCAGGACCATCTCCGCGGTCATGGAGATGGCCAAGGAACTGAACGTTCCCGACGAGCGTTACGAGTTCCAGGTGCTCTACGGTATGGCCGAGCCGGTCAGAAGGGGCATTCTCAAGGTTGCTGGCCGTATCCGTCTCTACTGCCCGTACGGCGACATGGTGCCGGGCATGGGTTACCTGGTGCGCCGCCTGCTGGAGAACACCGCCAACGAATCCTTCCTGCGCCAGAGCTTCGCTGAGGACGCGCAGATCGAGCGCCTGCTCGAGGACCCGGAGGTCACCGTCCAGCGCGAGCGCGCTGCACGCGCCGCCGCCAAGAAGCCGGAAGCCAAGGGGCCTGGCGGTCTGAAGCCGTTCTACAACGAGGCCATGGTCGACTTCACCCGCGCCGATCACCGCGCCGCGTTCCCGAAAGAGATCGCCGACGTGAGGAAACAGCTCGGCAAGACTTATCCGCTCTTCATCAACGGTAAGGAAGTGAAGACCGCCGACACCATCCCGTCGGTGAACCCGAACAAGCCGTCCGAGACCGTCGGTGTTATCTGCCAGGCCGGCACCAAGGAAGTAGGCGATGCCATCTCGGCAGCCAAGAAAGCCTTCCCGGCATGGCGCGACACCGAGCCGAAAGACCGCGCCCAGTACCTGATCAAGGCTGCCGCCATTGCCCGCCGCCGCATCTTCGAACTCTCCGCATGGCAGGTGCTCGAAGTCGGCAAGCAGTGGGACCAGGCTTATGCCGACGTCTGCGAGGCGATCGACTTCCTCGAGTACTACGCCCGCGAGATGATCACCCTGGGCACCCCGAAACGCGTGGGCAACGCTCCGGGCGAACTGAACCACTACTTCTACGAGCCAAAAGGCGTCGCCGCGGTCATCGCACCGTGGAACTTCCCGCTGGCCATCAGCCTCGGCATGACCTCCGCCGCCATCGTGGCCGGGAACTGCGTCGTGTTCAAGCCCTCCGGCCTCACCTCGGTCATCGGCTACCACATCGTGGAACTGTTCCGCGAGGCGGGCCTGCCGGAAGGCGTCTTCAACTACACCCCGGGCCGCGGCTCGGTCATGGGCGACTTCCTGGTGGACAGCCCCGACGTCTCTCTGATCGCCTTCACCGGTTCCATGGAAGTCGGCCTCAGGATCATCGACCGCGCCGCCAAGGTCTACCCGGGCCAGGAGAACGTCAAGAAGATCGTCTGCGAGATGGGCGGCAAGAACGCCATCATCATCGACGACGATGCCGACCTGGACGAGGCGGTACCGCACGTGCTGTACTCCGCCTTTGGCTTCCAGGGGCAGAAGTGCTCGGCCTGCTCCCGCGTCATCGTGCTCGACGCAGTGTACGACAAATTCGTCGAGCGCCTGGTCTCCATGGCTCAGGCGACCCTGGTCGGCCCCTCCGAGGACCCGGCCAACTACATGGGCGCAGTCGCTGACGACAAGGCGATGAAGACCATCAAGGAATACGCCGAGATCGGCAAGAAGGAAGGGCACGTGCTCTACGAGAGCAAGGTGCCCAGCGACGGCGGCTACTACGTCCCGATGACCATCATCGGCGGCATCAAGCCGGAGCACAGGCTCGCCCAGGAGGAGATCTTCGGACCGGTCCTGGCCGTGATGCGCGCGAAAGACTTCGACCAGGCCATCGAGTGGGCCAACTCCACCAAGTTCGCCCTGACCGGCGGCGTCTTCTCCAGGAGCCCGGAGCACTTGGCCCAGGCCCGTCGCCAGTTCCGCGTCGGCAACCTGTACCTGAACCGCAACAACACCGGTGCTCTCGTCGGCCGCCAGCCCTTCGGCGGCTCCAAGATGTCCGGTGTCGGCACCAAGGCGGGCGGGCACGACTACCTGCTGCACTTCATGGACCCGAGGGTGGTCACCGAGAACACCATGCGTCGCGGCTTCGCACCGGTCGAGGAGGACGACGACTGGGTCGCATAA
- a CDS encoding class 1 fructose-bisphosphatase produces MPAAPGTSKFQIELRRHLRGQNISDNLVHLICEIAEASKYVINAVRTGDLGVAGTSNLYGEEQLALDVLSDRIMRKRLIHSGVVCNIASEEMDEIYQAQASADGLYSVAYDPLDGSSLVDVNLAVGTIVSIYEGCDLLQPGRNQVAAMYILYGPRVSLVYTVGDGVHEFTMNNLMEFTLTRENIRMQEEGNIYAPGGLRNKYNDGDEKFIRHLEAKGCKLRYSGGFVPDINQVLMKGKGLFMYPALKGSPNGKLRVLFELNPMAFIVEHAGGAASNGKIPILDIVPESLDQRAPIYIGCKADVKIATDFLVESA; encoded by the coding sequence ATGCCTGCTGCACCGGGAACGTCGAAATTCCAGATTGAACTGCGCCGTCATCTGCGCGGTCAGAACATCAGCGACAACCTCGTCCACCTCATCTGTGAGATAGCTGAGGCCAGCAAATACGTCATCAACGCGGTGCGCACCGGTGACCTGGGCGTCGCCGGTACCTCGAACCTGTACGGCGAGGAGCAACTCGCCCTCGATGTGCTCTCCGACCGCATCATGAGGAAGCGCCTGATCCACTCCGGCGTGGTCTGCAACATCGCCTCCGAGGAGATGGACGAGATCTACCAGGCCCAGGCGAGCGCCGACGGCCTCTACTCCGTCGCCTACGATCCCTTGGATGGTTCCTCCCTTGTGGACGTGAACCTCGCCGTCGGCACCATCGTCTCCATCTACGAGGGGTGTGATCTGCTCCAGCCGGGCCGCAACCAGGTCGCCGCCATGTACATCCTCTACGGACCGAGGGTCTCCCTGGTCTATACCGTGGGCGACGGCGTGCACGAGTTCACCATGAACAACCTGATGGAGTTCACCCTGACCCGCGAGAACATCAGGATGCAGGAAGAAGGGAACATCTACGCCCCCGGCGGCTTGAGGAACAAGTACAACGACGGCGACGAGAAGTTCATCCGCCACCTGGAAGCCAAGGGGTGCAAGCTGCGTTACTCCGGTGGCTTCGTGCCCGACATCAACCAGGTGTTGATGAAAGGGAAGGGACTCTTCATGTACCCCGCGCTCAAGGGCTCGCCCAACGGCAAGCTGCGCGTGCTGTTCGAGCTCAATCCGATGGCGTTCATCGTCGAGCACGCCGGCGGCGCCGCCAGCAACGGTAAAATCCCTATTCTCGACATCGTTCCCGAGTCGCTGGACCAGAGGGCGCCGATCTACATCGGCTGCAAGGCCGACGTCAAGATTGCCACCGACTTCCTGGTCGAATCGGCGTAG